One genomic region from Halobacteriovorax sp. HLS encodes:
- a CDS encoding FAD-dependent oxidoreductase, translating to MTALRNYALNTLDIHRNIDGVFMPKSEIEVQQIIEKANREGLKLWPISSGKNWGYGSASPVSHNNVIVDLIHLNEIIKFDQADGIITLGPGVTQGQLYDFLKNTDYITPSTGAGPDVSVLSNLLERGYGLAPIQDHFSALISLKAYLGDGRVFNSSLDEIVGEGLAKKFRWGIGPYLNGIFSQSNFAIVTQVTIQLAKRAKHIELLKFTFSSDQLSNVINSIKSNLQDYPSLLSGVNLMNKERMLSMGVEKAEDWTGILSINSDKNIVKAVKKSIKKSLKKHAKISCINKRQIELLKYLPLPKSIKKDLDSAEELFYILNGRPTKMALNLCYLKNPQAKKTFNPDEDNCGLIWYSPLVEMNSKSVNEYTQFIRDICEKYNIEPLITLTSLGHAIFDSTVPILFSKTDTRDETLNAHNCYNDLLKTGRKKGFYPYRMGVAHMESLTQAAPNFFNIAASIKDILDPNSVIAPGRYSKK from the coding sequence ATGACTGCTTTAAGAAATTATGCACTAAACACACTCGATATTCACAGGAATATAGATGGTGTATTTATGCCAAAGTCAGAAATAGAAGTTCAACAAATTATAGAAAAAGCGAACCGGGAAGGTCTGAAACTATGGCCTATTTCTTCAGGTAAGAACTGGGGCTATGGTTCTGCGAGTCCTGTTAGTCACAATAATGTCATTGTTGATCTCATACATTTAAATGAAATTATTAAATTCGATCAAGCAGATGGAATCATAACCTTGGGTCCAGGAGTGACTCAAGGTCAACTCTATGACTTTCTAAAAAATACAGATTATATAACACCTTCTACAGGAGCTGGGCCTGATGTAAGTGTTTTATCAAACTTACTCGAAAGAGGGTACGGACTTGCACCAATACAAGATCATTTCAGCGCTCTAATAAGTTTAAAAGCATATTTAGGAGATGGAAGGGTATTCAATTCATCATTGGATGAAATTGTAGGAGAAGGACTAGCAAAGAAATTTAGATGGGGAATAGGCCCATACTTAAATGGTATTTTCAGTCAGTCCAACTTTGCAATTGTAACTCAAGTCACTATTCAACTTGCAAAAAGAGCAAAGCATATTGAGCTTTTAAAATTTACATTTTCTAGTGATCAACTAAGTAATGTTATTAATTCGATAAAAAGTAATTTACAAGATTACCCTTCTCTTTTATCGGGAGTAAACTTAATGAATAAGGAGAGAATGCTCTCCATGGGAGTAGAAAAAGCTGAAGACTGGACAGGGATACTATCTATCAATTCAGATAAAAATATTGTCAAAGCAGTAAAGAAGTCCATTAAGAAATCTCTAAAAAAACACGCAAAGATTTCATGCATAAACAAAAGACAAATTGAGCTTCTCAAATATCTACCTTTGCCAAAGTCTATCAAGAAAGACTTAGATTCGGCAGAGGAGCTCTTTTACATCCTAAACGGAAGACCTACAAAGATGGCCCTAAATTTATGTTACTTAAAAAATCCACAAGCAAAGAAAACCTTTAATCCTGATGAAGACAATTGTGGACTAATTTGGTACTCGCCTCTAGTTGAAATGAATTCAAAATCTGTGAATGAATATACACAATTCATTAGAGATATATGTGAGAAATATAATATTGAGCCTTTAATTACTCTAACATCTCTTGGACATGCAATATTTGACTCTACTGTCCCTATTCTCTTTTCCAAAACGGACACAAGAGATGAGACACTCAATGCTCACAATTGCTATAATGATTTACTTAAAACGGGGAGAAAAAAGGGATTTTACCCTTACCGAATGGGTGTCGCTCATATGGAAAGCTTGACTCAAGCAGCTCCAAATTTCTTCAACATTGCTGCGAGTATAAAAGATATTCTAGATCCAAATTCTGTTATTGCTCCAGGTAGATACTCTAAGAAATGA
- a CDS encoding GTP cyclohydrolase II, which translates to MNNDKFERTSHVVLTSHSNQIFKESLPINWGAKTAKERGPVVATISEKENRNAIGSHSGSYTVYRALSIANGDFPKDHRPELFNTHSPVTIKPQDSWFDPDKMVAIDPWGACVQEMYTDYLKEGYNIKPTIAVTQARLHIPEIFEAIKNGRLKVDGDIVADDGSVKVTKVAFEPVWYLPGIAKRLGIKEGELRKILFNETGGMFPELVTRPDLKVLLPPIGSTTAYVFGDINKLSDPSVELTCRVHDECNGSDVFGSDICTCRPYLTYGIEQATKTAQEGGVGFIAYYRKEGRALGEVTKFLVYNARKRQEGGDSAETYFKRTECVAGVEDARFQEFMPDILQWFGIKKIHNLHSMSNMKYDAIVKSGIEVVNRLSIPDELIPADAQVEMEAKKAAGYFTQGDIKDGAALKEVVGRKLEE; encoded by the coding sequence ATGAATAACGATAAATTTGAAAGAACAAGTCACGTAGTACTGACTTCACACAGCAATCAAATCTTTAAAGAATCACTGCCTATTAACTGGGGAGCGAAAACAGCAAAAGAAAGAGGTCCAGTTGTTGCGACAATTTCTGAAAAAGAAAATCGTAATGCTATCGGTAGTCACAGTGGTTCGTATACAGTTTATAGAGCGCTATCTATTGCGAATGGAGATTTTCCAAAAGATCATAGACCGGAGCTTTTTAATACACATTCGCCTGTTACCATTAAGCCTCAGGACTCATGGTTTGATCCTGACAAGATGGTTGCAATTGATCCTTGGGGTGCTTGTGTCCAAGAGATGTACACTGATTATTTGAAAGAAGGTTATAATATCAAACCTACAATTGCTGTTACTCAGGCAAGGTTACATATACCTGAAATTTTTGAAGCTATTAAGAATGGTCGATTGAAAGTTGATGGTGATATTGTTGCTGACGATGGTTCAGTTAAAGTCACTAAAGTTGCCTTTGAACCTGTTTGGTATCTTCCAGGTATTGCGAAGAGACTTGGAATTAAAGAAGGTGAATTAAGAAAAATCCTTTTTAATGAAACAGGTGGAATGTTTCCTGAACTTGTAACAAGACCGGACTTAAAAGTGCTATTGCCACCAATTGGTTCAACAACTGCTTATGTATTTGGGGATATTAACAAACTTTCAGACCCTTCTGTAGAGCTTACTTGTAGAGTGCATGATGAGTGTAATGGATCAGATGTATTTGGTTCAGATATCTGTACTTGTCGTCCATATCTAACTTATGGAATTGAACAAGCAACTAAAACGGCTCAAGAGGGTGGTGTTGGATTTATTGCTTACTATAGAAAAGAAGGAAGAGCACTCGGTGAAGTGACAAAATTCTTAGTTTATAATGCTAGAAAGAGACAAGAAGGTGGGGACTCTGCTGAAACATATTTCAAAAGAACTGAGTGTGTTGCAGGTGTTGAGGATGCACGTTTCCAAGAATTTATGCCTGATATTCTTCAGTGGTTTGGAATTAAAAAAATTCATAACCTACATTCAATGAGTAATATGAAATACGATGCAATCGTTAAAAGTGGCATTGAAGTCGTTAATAGATTATCAATTCCAGACGAATTGATTCCTGCAGATGCTCAAGTGGAAATGGAAGCTAAAAAAGCAGCTGGTTACTTTACTCAGGGAGATATTAAAGACGGCGCGGCACTAAAAGAAGTCGTTGGAAGAAAACTAGAGGAGTAA
- a CDS encoding HAMP domain-containing sensor histidine kinase — translation MELYIHAIVLISCSIVLGNFLLFLTINVKNKFKNDLERYTLYFWSSVIPVFLIGSQLENLKLIPFVTTISIFTTKSLRSFWCGPGYKLGREKVILMISSLLFASSVYLYFYFDHPYFYAIPIALGLNIYLAEVLYCVKCEVKAVSVYEKLCIIPLCIGLYNNFSPIFGQQNIVFDVIGWSTALILYQFVSILMPLIILDARKETEKENLEKVVEQKTRELVHEKLEISQKHKEAVLLSKENEFLFNTLSHDIATPVQTVDLFIDQALRSCEDEKMTKYLTKVSKHIETIVGLIKSTKIQRQMNAKKNYSNKVLIDIEDSLKKCVEVIEPSLTKKNIKVVVKNSLQNGVTFLADPSVFVLSILGNILSNAVKFTPVNGKITIKTYKYESSIIVEVQDSGEGISKKKIDQLHKLGYMATTKGTLGEEGSGFGISNTYRFVELYDGSLSFDNNEEGTLVVLSFPVASEADSFYIPKIDIGSKKDSTTSLQ, via the coding sequence ATGGAATTATACATTCACGCCATCGTGCTTATTTCTTGCTCAATCGTATTAGGAAACTTCCTTTTGTTTCTAACGATTAATGTAAAGAATAAGTTTAAAAATGATCTCGAGAGATACACTCTCTATTTCTGGTCAAGTGTGATTCCTGTTTTCTTGATAGGGTCCCAGCTAGAGAACCTAAAGCTAATTCCATTTGTTACTACCATTTCAATTTTTACAACAAAGTCGTTACGAAGTTTTTGGTGTGGCCCTGGCTATAAGCTAGGTCGAGAAAAAGTTATTCTAATGATCTCATCTTTACTTTTTGCGAGCTCAGTTTACTTATATTTTTATTTTGATCATCCGTATTTTTACGCTATTCCAATAGCTCTAGGACTTAATATTTATCTGGCAGAAGTTTTATACTGTGTGAAGTGTGAAGTTAAGGCGGTGAGTGTTTACGAAAAATTATGTATCATTCCACTATGTATTGGGTTGTACAATAATTTCTCTCCTATATTCGGACAGCAGAATATTGTTTTTGATGTAATTGGATGGTCGACAGCACTCATTCTCTATCAATTTGTTTCAATTCTTATGCCTCTTATTATTTTGGATGCCAGAAAAGAGACAGAGAAAGAAAATCTTGAAAAAGTGGTTGAACAAAAGACGAGAGAACTTGTTCATGAGAAGTTAGAAATTTCTCAAAAACATAAAGAAGCAGTTCTACTTTCTAAAGAGAATGAGTTTCTTTTCAATACGCTCTCTCATGATATTGCCACTCCTGTTCAAACAGTGGACCTCTTTATAGATCAAGCTTTAAGAAGTTGTGAAGATGAGAAAATGACGAAGTATCTAACTAAAGTTTCAAAGCATATAGAAACAATTGTCGGTCTAATTAAGAGTACGAAAATCCAAAGACAGATGAACGCTAAGAAAAATTATAGTAATAAAGTATTAATTGATATTGAAGATAGTCTCAAGAAATGTGTGGAAGTAATAGAGCCTTCATTGACTAAGAAAAATATTAAAGTCGTTGTAAAAAATAGTCTACAAAATGGAGTCACATTTCTAGCCGACCCTTCAGTTTTTGTTCTTTCAATCTTAGGTAATATCCTTTCAAATGCTGTTAAATTTACACCTGTTAACGGAAAGATAACGATAAAAACATATAAGTATGAAAGCTCAATTATTGTTGAAGTTCAGGATTCTGGAGAAGGTATAAGTAAAAAGAAAATAGATCAATTACATAAACTTGGTTATATGGCGACGACTAAAGGTACTCTCGGAGAAGAGGGAAGTGGTTTCGGTATTTCTAATACATATAGATTTGTAGAATTATATGATGGAAGTTTATCTTTTGATAATAATGAAGAGGGGACATTAGTTGTTCTGTCTTTCCCAGTTGCTAGTGAAGCTGATTCTTTTTATATTCCGAAAATAGATATAGGCTCTAAGAAAGATTCTACTACTAGTTTACAATAG
- a CDS encoding serine protease, giving the protein MKKLILLVVAGASLNAAATEKVAYGEDNRIDVVDSRNNFRKNLAKSTATQIPNKNLTLSEDGQKYALANTTLADFMPRLSWGTPLCEGEKFGKQLAIGNCSGFLVGDKYLVTAGHCMTSQDDCDGSKWAFDYKKGEVEDLEMEASKIYSCKTIIKQDLNGSTQMDYALIELDRAVTDREPLKYRKEGEIKVGEGVVVIGSPSGLPLKIAGDSTVQSNDTESHFSADLDTFGGNSGSAVFNATSGEVEGILVRGAKDYATVTRTKEDGSSYRCMTVNFCEDGVSGYSCGGEDVTKITNVGIEEAIQSFEAQATATETEAPAVVLTDVPGAEDIVNP; this is encoded by the coding sequence ATGAAAAAGTTAATACTACTAGTTGTTGCAGGTGCTTCACTTAATGCGGCCGCTACTGAGAAAGTTGCATACGGTGAAGATAATAGAATTGATGTTGTTGATAGTAGAAATAATTTCAGAAAGAATTTAGCAAAATCAACTGCTACTCAAATTCCTAATAAGAATTTAACATTATCTGAAGACGGACAAAAATATGCTTTAGCAAATACAACTTTAGCGGATTTTATGCCAAGACTATCTTGGGGAACTCCACTGTGTGAAGGTGAAAAATTTGGTAAGCAGCTAGCTATTGGAAATTGTTCAGGGTTTCTTGTTGGTGATAAATATCTTGTAACTGCTGGACACTGTATGACGTCACAAGATGATTGTGATGGTTCAAAGTGGGCGTTTGATTATAAAAAAGGTGAAGTTGAAGACCTTGAGATGGAAGCATCAAAAATCTATTCTTGTAAAACAATAATTAAACAAGATTTAAATGGTTCAACTCAGATGGATTATGCACTTATCGAACTAGATAGAGCTGTTACAGATAGAGAACCTTTAAAGTATAGAAAAGAAGGTGAGATTAAAGTTGGAGAAGGTGTTGTTGTGATTGGTTCTCCTTCCGGACTACCTTTAAAGATTGCTGGAGACTCTACAGTTCAGTCAAATGATACTGAATCTCATTTTTCTGCTGACTTAGATACTTTTGGTGGTAATTCTGGATCAGCTGTATTTAATGCAACTTCTGGTGAAGTTGAAGGAATACTAGTAAGAGGTGCTAAAGATTACGCGACTGTAACAAGAACAAAAGAAGATGGTTCTAGCTACAGATGTATGACTGTTAACTTCTGTGAAGACGGAGTAAGTGGATACTCTTGTGGTGGAGAAGATGTTACAAAGATTACAAATGTTGGAATTGAAGAAGCAATTCAAAGCTTTGAAGCACAGGCAACTGCTACAGAAACAGAAGCTCCTGCAGTAGTACTGACAGATGTACCAGGAGCTGAGGATATAGTTAATCCTTAA
- a CDS encoding OmpA family protein — MKKKKKKADDGQIWSSYSDMFTTMAIIFLTMFVFAMVKVGVSTMERIAQKKTFEKELEGSISKENQEKSQKKVEIIKKSIDEVGQYKNIIDQKVKDLNKFVVKMESNKEVMQELLKEQNRKEALLAKVNQSINEQKKKLALEASKNDALKKEKEITTKELERKISQVTSLSKKIEEQTIAKEKIKKAFEEEKKVAKDLIEQKDKENREVLEGQKQKYENALSNIKQEKLKESESYESKIKQLESSNQAMIAKINQEINQQKLTLQETINKLESELKGQQVKNVELSQQYTQKIKELEENKIQKSSLAKTIEKAQRENKELKEKAILDQNKISSSQQKINHDLKEIEQLKTQLKEAENQINISQNMNSELQSKEIELSKKVESLDNQLKTLGSSKEELASKLKETTQKLNQSQNVTASLKKALQSKDGSLNSATLENEKLNQALSSANQQNEKLQKSNGGLKSKLDTLQGQLSNLDGDNKAMAEKLASANAKIGQLKGQAGGLKDKIGQLEGQLKGMDGKNKGLSEKLASANGKIGELKGQAGGLKDKIGQLEGQLKGMDGKNKGLSEKLASANGKIGELKGQAGGLKDKIGQLEGQLKGMDGKNKGLSEKLASANGQIGKLLGDNEGLKGINEGLSKENTGLRDLASNLENNLKSAQGNNDALKKENGALSGKLNQVSSNFNICQNENKEFGQAVLGLKRENKECSTTKDKLIAKNNGLKNHIKNIANKIHSEKQNLRSNIASNLANKFKTADIQAKVDPKTGTVTLLMDKNLLFETNSAKLSKFAKEKLAKIIPLYSEVLFSDSAIKEKISSFNIEGHASPSFGQTYVSPETSAPGPYNYNLNLSARRATSISNFIFGQRVKYDHKNYMRSITRSIGHGYMRPIKKPEQGRFLASISDDGKNDQNCGEYSCELSQRVELTFTLKDDPKALEKIIQFQEGEL, encoded by the coding sequence ATGAAGAAGAAAAAGAAAAAGGCCGATGACGGGCAAATTTGGAGTTCTTACTCTGATATGTTCACAACTATGGCCATTATCTTTCTAACAATGTTTGTATTTGCGATGGTTAAAGTCGGTGTCTCGACTATGGAGAGAATCGCTCAAAAGAAAACATTTGAAAAGGAACTAGAAGGTTCGATATCTAAAGAAAACCAAGAAAAGAGTCAAAAGAAAGTAGAAATTATTAAGAAGTCTATTGATGAAGTAGGACAGTATAAGAATATTATTGATCAAAAAGTAAAAGACCTTAATAAGTTTGTCGTAAAAATGGAGTCTAATAAAGAGGTAATGCAAGAACTCTTAAAAGAACAAAATAGGAAAGAAGCACTTCTTGCTAAAGTTAATCAATCTATAAATGAACAGAAAAAGAAACTTGCTTTAGAGGCATCAAAAAATGATGCCCTCAAGAAGGAAAAAGAGATAACCACTAAAGAACTAGAAAGAAAAATTTCGCAAGTAACTAGTCTAAGTAAGAAAATTGAAGAGCAAACAATAGCAAAAGAGAAGATTAAAAAGGCCTTTGAAGAAGAGAAGAAAGTCGCTAAAGATCTAATAGAACAAAAAGATAAAGAAAATCGAGAAGTACTTGAAGGTCAAAAGCAGAAGTATGAAAATGCCCTATCAAATATAAAACAAGAAAAATTAAAAGAAAGCGAATCCTATGAATCTAAGATAAAACAACTAGAATCTAGTAATCAAGCAATGATTGCGAAGATTAATCAGGAAATTAACCAGCAAAAACTAACTCTGCAAGAGACAATCAACAAGCTCGAATCAGAATTAAAGGGTCAACAAGTAAAGAATGTAGAACTTAGTCAACAATACACACAAAAAATTAAAGAGCTTGAAGAGAATAAAATTCAAAAGAGCTCTCTTGCAAAAACTATAGAAAAGGCACAAAGAGAAAACAAGGAACTAAAAGAAAAGGCCATTTTAGACCAAAATAAAATTTCTTCTAGTCAGCAAAAAATCAACCATGATTTAAAAGAGATCGAGCAACTTAAGACACAACTTAAAGAAGCTGAAAATCAAATTAACATATCACAAAATATGAACTCCGAATTACAGAGCAAGGAGATTGAACTATCTAAAAAGGTAGAAAGCCTAGACAATCAACTAAAGACACTAGGTTCATCGAAAGAAGAATTGGCGAGCAAACTTAAAGAAACTACACAAAAGCTAAACCAATCCCAAAATGTAACAGCGTCACTTAAAAAGGCATTACAGTCTAAAGATGGATCGCTAAATAGCGCAACCCTAGAAAATGAAAAACTAAATCAAGCATTGAGCAGTGCTAATCAACAGAATGAAAAACTTCAAAAATCTAATGGAGGTTTAAAATCTAAGTTAGATACCCTCCAAGGACAACTTAGCAACTTAGATGGTGATAATAAAGCAATGGCCGAAAAACTTGCAAGTGCTAACGCTAAAATTGGTCAGCTTAAAGGACAGGCCGGTGGACTTAAAGATAAGATTGGTCAACTTGAAGGCCAACTCAAAGGCATGGATGGAAAAAATAAAGGTCTAAGTGAAAAGCTTGCAAGTGCTAATGGTAAAATTGGTGAGCTTAAAGGACAGGCCGGAGGACTTAAAGATAAGATTGGTCAACTTGAAGGCCAACTCAAAGGCATGGATGGAAAGAATAAAGGCCTAAGTGAAAAGCTCGCAAGTGCTAATGGTAAAATTGGTGAGCTTAAAGGACAGGCCGGTGGACTTAAAGATAAGATTGGTCAACTTGAAGGCCAACTCAAAGGCATGGATGGAAAGAACAAAGGCCTAAGTGAAAAGCTTGCAAGTGCTAATGGTCAGATTGGTAAGTTATTAGGAGATAATGAAGGTTTAAAAGGAATCAATGAAGGTCTATCCAAAGAGAATACTGGGCTTAGAGACCTGGCCAGTAACTTGGAAAATAATTTAAAGAGCGCACAAGGTAATAATGATGCCCTGAAGAAAGAAAATGGCGCTCTATCTGGCAAACTTAACCAAGTAAGTTCAAATTTCAATATTTGTCAAAATGAAAACAAAGAATTTGGTCAGGCCGTTCTAGGTCTTAAAAGAGAAAACAAAGAATGTTCAACAACAAAAGATAAACTCATTGCGAAGAATAATGGTCTAAAAAATCATATCAAAAACATTGCCAACAAGATTCACAGTGAAAAACAAAATCTTAGAAGTAATATTGCTTCAAATCTTGCCAACAAATTTAAAACCGCTGACATTCAGGCCAAAGTTGATCCTAAAACAGGTACAGTGACTTTATTAATGGACAAGAATCTATTATTTGAGACCAATAGTGCAAAACTTTCTAAGTTTGCTAAAGAGAAACTTGCTAAAATTATTCCTCTCTATTCAGAAGTGTTATTTAGTGACTCTGCAATAAAAGAAAAGATTTCGAGTTTTAATATTGAAGGTCATGCTTCACCAAGTTTTGGTCAGACTTACGTTTCGCCAGAAACAAGTGCGCCAGGACCGTATAACTACAATTTGAATTTATCAGCGAGAAGGGCCACATCTATTAGTAACTTTATTTTCGGACAAAGAGTTAAATATGATCACAAGAATTATATGAGATCTATTACAAGATCTATAGGACATGGATATATGCGACCAATAAAGAAGCCTGAACAGGGTCGCTTCTTGGCATCTATATCTGATGACGGAAAGAATGATCAAAATTGTGGCGAGTACTCTTGTGAGTTGTCACAAAGAGTGGAGCTAACATTTACACTAAAAGATGATCCTAAAGCTTTAGAAAAAATAATTCAATTCCAAGAAGGTGAACTATGA
- a CDS encoding aldehyde dehydrogenase family protein — translation MNQIVFPSSQIEALNLIGGEWVKGSAEAIEVHSPYSGKVVGTTYCASSDQVDQAILKAKSASSAWGKTPLKERTQIMFKFREILLRDIDKISNIVALENGKLLAEAKAGIFKGIEVLEYAISLQNLDSGSKMEVSRGVQCEYRREPLGVVASITPFNFPAMVPMWTIPIALTLGNSYVWKPSEKTPLTATLIGEALIEAGLPAGVLTILNGTVDCVNGIIDHKDVSAVGFVGSSKIAKIVYARTTALGKRALCLGGAKNHIILLPDADPTMAGTGIADSFTGCAGQRCMAASVLLAVGDVEKQIESIVERAKSTSLGDKMGAIITKEQHDFLNSAIERAKQAGAKVLLDGRDAQKPSNYEGGYWLGPTILDGVTVDSEASKVELFGPIISIIRCENISKAIEIENANEYGNAASVFTSNGGLAEMVASQAKAGMVGINIGVPVPREPFSFGGINDSKFGYGDITGEHSLNFWSNVKKVTTKWQMQNDHNWMS, via the coding sequence ATGAATCAAATAGTATTTCCTTCATCTCAAATTGAGGCCTTGAACTTAATTGGTGGTGAATGGGTTAAAGGATCGGCAGAGGCCATTGAAGTGCATTCTCCATATAGTGGAAAAGTTGTTGGTACAACATATTGTGCAAGCTCAGATCAGGTTGATCAGGCAATTTTAAAAGCGAAGTCTGCGAGTTCTGCTTGGGGAAAAACTCCTCTTAAAGAAAGAACTCAGATCATGTTTAAATTTAGAGAGATTCTACTAAGAGATATCGACAAGATTTCAAATATAGTAGCGCTAGAAAATGGTAAGCTGCTTGCTGAAGCTAAGGCCGGTATTTTTAAAGGAATTGAAGTTTTAGAGTATGCGATTAGTCTGCAAAATTTGGACTCAGGCTCTAAGATGGAAGTCTCAAGAGGAGTTCAATGCGAGTATAGACGTGAACCACTTGGAGTTGTTGCTTCTATCACCCCATTTAATTTTCCAGCAATGGTTCCTATGTGGACAATTCCTATTGCTCTTACTTTAGGTAATTCATACGTTTGGAAGCCTTCTGAGAAAACACCATTAACTGCTACCCTTATTGGAGAAGCTCTGATCGAAGCCGGTCTTCCTGCAGGAGTTTTGACTATTTTAAATGGTACTGTTGATTGTGTTAATGGAATTATTGACCATAAAGATGTTAGTGCTGTTGGATTTGTTGGCTCTTCAAAAATTGCAAAAATTGTTTACGCAAGAACAACTGCTCTTGGAAAACGTGCTCTTTGTCTAGGTGGTGCAAAGAATCATATTATTTTATTGCCTGATGCTGATCCAACTATGGCGGGGACAGGTATTGCTGACTCATTTACAGGATGTGCTGGTCAAAGGTGTATGGCCGCATCAGTACTTCTTGCAGTAGGTGATGTAGAAAAACAAATCGAAAGTATTGTAGAAAGAGCTAAGAGCACTTCTCTTGGAGATAAGATGGGCGCTATTATCACTAAAGAGCAACACGACTTTTTAAACTCTGCAATTGAAAGAGCTAAGCAAGCTGGAGCTAAAGTTTTACTAGATGGTAGAGATGCTCAAAAGCCTTCGAATTATGAGGGGGGGTACTGGCTAGGTCCAACGATACTTGACGGTGTTACAGTTGACTCAGAAGCTTCTAAAGTTGAACTCTTCGGTCCAATCATAAGTATCATCCGTTGTGAAAATATCTCTAAAGCAATTGAAATCGAAAATGCAAATGAGTATGGAAATGCGGCAAGTGTTTTCACTAGTAATGGTGGTCTGGCTGAAATGGTCGCTTCACAAGCAAAGGCCGGAATGGTTGGTATTAATATTGGTGTACCAGTTCCAAGAGAGCCATTTAGCTTTGGAGGAATCAATGATTCTAAATTTGGATACGGTGATATCACTGGCGAACATAGTTTAAATTTTTGGTCTAATGTAAAAAAAGTTACGACAAAGTGGCAGATGCAGAATGACCACAATTGGATGAGTTAA
- a CDS encoding URC4/urg3 family protein, which produces MREEINYLLSAKAVRERTRKIFDLSLAGKTNFEVHEDKLPEVCEYVLEVIKDNYPTLEIPFHSRWGHFQVGNIDRNSKLDDRLKGLDPLEVARTKLDLVISSVLLDAGAGPTWSFDEEGTSFSRSEGLGVASWHMFMNGELSNDGSLRVDSSKLINLTAKDIEKAFQVGPNNPLVGVEGRAGLQVSLGKCVASKKEIFKDGRPGNILDYMLEKFGKEFAATDLLETVLHHFGDIWPSRISVDGVSLGDVWNHPALGEKNNLESLVAFHKLSQWLTYSLIEPFVEAGCTVHSVNKMTGLAEYRNGGLLIDSGLISLRDPSMSEKAHKPDSEIIIEWRALTVTLLDQMADIIRKKLNFTEDEFPLAKVLEGGTWWAGRRLAKKNRADSSPPLKLDSDGTVF; this is translated from the coding sequence GTGAGAGAAGAAATTAATTACCTCTTAAGTGCTAAGGCCGTAAGAGAGAGAACTAGGAAGATTTTTGATTTAAGTCTTGCTGGAAAAACAAACTTTGAAGTTCATGAAGATAAGCTTCCTGAAGTTTGTGAATATGTACTAGAAGTTATCAAAGATAATTATCCTACTTTGGAAATTCCTTTTCATTCAAGATGGGGACACTTTCAAGTTGGAAATATTGATCGAAATTCTAAGTTAGATGATCGTTTAAAAGGTTTAGACCCTCTAGAAGTTGCAAGAACAAAACTTGATCTTGTGATTAGTTCAGTGCTTCTTGATGCTGGAGCTGGTCCAACATGGTCATTTGATGAAGAGGGAACAAGCTTTTCAAGATCAGAAGGTCTTGGCGTTGCGAGCTGGCATATGTTTATGAATGGAGAGTTATCAAATGATGGCTCTTTAAGAGTAGATAGTTCAAAGTTAATCAATTTGACTGCTAAAGATATAGAAAAGGCCTTTCAAGTCGGACCAAATAATCCTTTAGTTGGAGTTGAAGGTAGAGCAGGTCTGCAGGTAAGTCTTGGGAAATGTGTTGCGTCTAAGAAAGAGATTTTTAAAGATGGAAGACCTGGAAATATCCTAGACTATATGCTGGAAAAATTCGGTAAAGAGTTTGCGGCAACGGATCTTTTAGAAACTGTTCTTCACCACTTTGGAGATATTTGGCCTTCTCGAATATCTGTAGATGGTGTTAGTCTCGGAGATGTTTGGAATCATCCTGCACTTGGAGAAAAAAATAATTTAGAGTCACTTGTTGCCTTTCATAAATTGTCTCAATGGCTAACTTATTCACTCATCGAGCCTTTCGTTGAAGCTGGTTGTACTGTTCACTCGGTGAATAAAATGACAGGTCTAGCTGAATATCGTAATGGTGGACTTCTTATTGACTCTGGACTTATCTCCTTAAGAGATCCGTCAATGAGTGAGAAGGCACATAAGCCAGATAGTGAAATTATTATTGAGTGGAGAGCTTTAACGGTAACTCTACTTGATCAAATGGCGGACATAATTAGAAAGAAGCTAAATTTTACTGAAGATGAATTTCCTCTAGCAAAAGTACTAGAGGGAGGAACTTGGTGGGCCGGCAGAAGGCTTGCTAAGAAAAATAGAGCGGACTCATCACCACCGCTTAAATTAGATAGTGATGGAACAGTTTTTTAA